The Larimichthys crocea isolate SSNF chromosome X, L_crocea_2.0, whole genome shotgun sequence genome segment gaatatattcagaaattatgtttgtaagaagaagaaaaaaatacagaaatgttttttcttttcttgttcttggtactttttttttttttaaacttcatttttaaaaacattcccAGTGTTTAAGTTGCAGGTGCATTTCTCCCTGCTCTCATGATTTCTTAGttaattttattcattgtaattttcCTTATGATGGGGGGGCTGCGTGCGTCTGTATACAGTGTATGCTActgaacagaaatgtgtgtaCGTTGACTGTAATAAGGCTGCCCTACCAGTTAtgtaggttgtgtgtgtgtgtgtgtgtgtgcatgtatgtgtttgtgtgcttgacTTGTGCCCCTCATGATTaatttcttgtttgttgttggagattttttttttctttctgttccagTAGGTTCCGTTACTgtatgctgattttttttttttttaatgttattttttacagcttgtttttaaatacttaaataaaaacattgaaatgacCAATTTCTTAATCTGTGTGTCACGTGTTTTTGGAGGCTCATTTTTTAGATTAAACACCTTGTGTGTTATGTCACTCTCATTTGATATATCAGCCCTGCTTCGGGTCCCTGCGGTAGCGTCTTCCTCCGGGATGTCACCTCTGCTGTGCCCTACCTTTGTTTAAGTTGTGATGGATGTGCGCACCGGCGAGTGAGGGCAGCCCCGTGCAGCCCACGGACCAATCGCGTCCGTCCGTGACTGCAGCGAGGGGACAGGGGTTCAGTGGGAGATGGCGCCCAGCTCGAAATCCGAAAAGGACGACAGCAAACAAAAAGCTCAACGAAAACACAAAGACCATGTCGTGAAGCTTCTCGTGCGTGGGAAGGTAGGAACGGACCCACGGTAACGTGACATTAACCGCACGCTGGATGTGAAAGCTGCTTCAGCGGAGCCTTGTTGTTTTCACTAGCTGCCGTGGCTAGGTTAGCTGCTAACTAGCTCGGAGGCTAACTAACGGCTGATGGCAGGCAGTTGGCCAGCTAACGCTTCAaagtatgaaaacatttgagcGTCATCTGCTTTCTGCCGACGCTTCTCGACGTTTGTGTGTCTCGGTGTGGTTTGCTAAGAGCCTCGTAGACACCCCTCTGCACATGAACCGTGCTAGCTGTTGGTAAAcacctttttttatattaatcgGCGTTAGCAGCAGCTAAGCATCATGCAGCTAGGTGCTGCAGCCATAGCGATGATCAGCGAGGCGTTTTACTTCAtagacagtctgtctgtgtgtgtgacgaaGACTTTTAAATACTCAGGTGTGTTGCTCTGCAGGGCATTGAATGAAGCCGCCATCACCGCTGAATAAAGCTACATATATAACATGCGTTTTGTCTATATTCactctgttgtctgtctgctctctttgCAGCTGTCAGGACAGTTTTCTCAGCGTCTGTTCAGGAAGCTGCCACCTCGAGTGTGTGTCCCTCTGAAGAACATTGTCAGCGAGGAGTTCCTGAGAGCAGGGTCAGTGTTTGTTGTCATCATGGACTGAAGTGCACCTTGTTTAGCTCCTCATGAGGCTGATCTCCCTGCATCCCCACTACCTACTACTGACCAGAGTGAGAATGTGTCATGTCGTGTGTCACAGTggtctgtttttgttccagACATATCTTTTTAGGTTTCACCAAATGTGGCCGATACGTTCTGTCCTACACCGGCGACTTAGGAGAGGATGATGATTTCTCTTTCTACACCTACCATCTCTACTGGTGGGAGTTCAACATGCACAGTCGACTCAAACAGGTGAAGGAAAGGAGATGTGCTCAACCTTAACGTGTTTCTTCCACCAGATTTGCATGTGAACACAGGACTCGTTTGATGTGATATGATGTTCTCCAAACTTCCGTATGTCAGGACTGATCTTTTCCTTCGTCTCatgtctgctttctctctgcaggtccATCATGTACGTCTGTTTGCAGGGGAGGAAATCTACAGCGACCTGTACCTGACTGTGTGCGAGTGGCCAAATGACCACTCAAAAATTGTCATCTTTGGCTTCAAGtaagaaataataaacacatcGATCAGCAGCAATGTGGAGTTGATTCACTTTTATTGTGTTGACAAGTTTGTATGTGTGGTTCGACCTGCCAGCACACGCAGCTCCAGCTCTGTCCTGATGAACTTAATGATGAGtgatgaaaacaacagagacatCTACATCACCATCGCCTCCATGCCTCCTCCTAAACCTTGCTCTCAATGCTGCCCCGTTCCCTCAGCCACTACCATTCGCACaggtataaaaacacacacacacacacacactactcacACACTACTTTACTGTTCTCACTGCCTTCATCTCTCACACTCATTTGACTCTCCATCATCCCTTTCTTTCACCAGGAAGCGGCGAGTGTTTGGAACATGGCTATGTGCTCAACAGCAGGTACCAGGTGGTGTACCCGTTCCCCACTTTCCAGCCAGCTTTCCAGCTGAAGAAGGACCAGGTCATTCTGTTAAACACTAGCTACTCTCTGGTGGCTTGCGGCATCTCACTCTGCCCAGGTAACACACATGCATCGATGgtagaataaacacatttcccctttttgtctgtttcttacAACTAAagtcatatcatcatcatcatcatcatgtgttaGACATCGGATGCACTACACTCTACTTACCTTCAGAGTGCATAGGAAAAAGGTCAGACCTTCAGGAGGAACTATATTTGGTGGGAGGACAGAGCAGTGTCATGTGAATGAAGGCCGGATAATACAGACATagtaatctgtcttttttcattATCAAGCAGGCATTGTGCAGACTGATTTCAACCTTGGGTTCAgttccctctctttgtctctcgcAGGTAAGGAGGGTCAGTCATCGCAGATCCTTTACACCAAGCGAGCAGCTCTGTCAAGTCAAGCCTCCGCTGCTTTTTCTTCCACCACCCTGGCCTCCTCACCTTCGTTACCTCAGGGATCTCCCGAAAGCCGACTGCCACCAAGCAGACCCGCTCCAGTTCCCTCATCTCCTAGCCAGTCACAAGCAGCCGTGCGAGCCCGGGAGTTTGCAGCTGACCTCTTCAGACGGGCtcaaggaggagcaggaggaggtggagcaggagcagcaggagcaggaggaggaagagggaaagaaaacgAAGgccagacagaaaagagaacagCTGATGGTAGTGAAAAAGAGTCGGCACAGATACCCGGAGACAAAGGGATAAATGtagagaagaggagagacgaggaggagttcagagagaggagggaggaggagagacggaCTAGTTTACCACAACCATCAACATCGGGTGGGAGCCACAGTTTGCCACAGTCTTCTGAACAAGTGATGTCTCctgcctcctcatcctcatcaccGTCATCCCCTCTGACcccgtcctcgtcctcgtcccAGGAGGCTGGCCCCAGTGAGCCTGGCTACGTCAACTATTCACGCCTGCACTACCGCCTCCAACAGCCAGGGGCTGCAGAGCAGAATACAGaaggtgagagaaagaggagcacacaaacactgtgctcCACACTGATTTTCAATGAAGTGTGAAGCTGCTGACAAACATTTTTCcgctctgttttctgtctctccaggTTATGAAGACGATAAAGTTCAGCTACCATTCACAGTCACCGACCTTAAAGGACGAAACCTGCAGCAGGTCACCGGGCAACACAAcaggcaggtgtgtgtttgtgccaggtTATCTGTGCCATATACAACATACAAGGACAGTTTACTATAATTTAACGTATCCAAAATCATCAATCAAATAACTATAGATAAAAAAGAACATAATAGAACATAATTAATAGCTCTAAATCACCCCAACAATTGCTCTCTAAACTACTACTGCATTATATCCTTTTGTATTATAAAGGTTTTCTGCTTTTAACGTTTCCGGGAGCTATTGTTTATCAGACAGATCAGTGTGCGAGCGGGTTGAAACTTGATCTTTAACTCGTGCCAATGACGATGTCGCTTTAGCCAACCTGTGTCAGCACTGAGACTGCTTTAATGTTAGTCTAATGAAACGTTCTGAAatctcacctttttaaaatacacataACACTTCAAGGCCATTTTCTCTAACGGCATGTAACTTCTGTGACTCCTGCACTTACagtatttgtatgtttgtcactcttggtacctttttttttaaaatttctacGTACAtttaaacgtgtgtgtgctctctcgtccagagtgtgtgtgtggagcagttGACTCTAGACTTTGAGTATCTCATCAATGAGGTGATCAGGAGCGATGCTGCCTGGGCCCCTCAGTTCTGCTC includes the following:
- the dcaf15 gene encoding DDB1- and CUL4-associated factor 15 isoform X1, which codes for MAPSSKSEKDDSKQKAQRKHKDHVVKLLVRGKLSGQFSQRLFRKLPPRVCVPLKNIVSEEFLRAGHIFLGFTKCGRYVLSYTGDLGEDDDFSFYTYHLYWWEFNMHSRLKQVHHVRLFAGEEIYSDLYLTVCEWPNDHSKIVIFGFNTRSSSSVLMNLMMSDENNRDIYITIASMPPPKPCSQCCPVPSATTIRTGSGECLEHGYVLNSRYQVVYPFPTFQPAFQLKKDQVILLNTSYSLVACGISLCPGKEGQSSQILYTKRAALSSQASAAFSSTTLASSPSLPQGSPESRLPPSRPAPVPSSPSQSQAAVRAREFAADLFRRAQGGAGGGGAGAAGAGGGRGKENEGQTEKRTADGSEKESAQIPGDKGINVEKRRDEEEFRERREEERRTSLPQPSTSGGSHSLPQSSEQVMSPASSSSSPSSPLTPSSSSSQEAGPSEPGYVNYSRLHYRLQQPGAAEQNTEGYEDDKVQLPFTVTDLKGRNLQQVTGQHNRQSVCVEQLTLDFEYLINEVIRSDAAWAPQFCSFSDYDVVILEVCPETNTVLINIGLLLLAFSNSDEEHCRPNTYHSNLQVSWDLNTGVCCTVGVGDLTEVKGQTSGSVWSSYRKSCVNTVMKWLVPESSSRYINRMTNEALHKGSSLQVLADSDRCTWIVL
- the dcaf15 gene encoding DDB1- and CUL4-associated factor 15 isoform X2, producing MHSRLKQVHHVRLFAGEEIYSDLYLTVCEWPNDHSKIVIFGFNTRSSSSVLMNLMMSDENNRDIYITIASMPPPKPCSQCCPVPSATTIRTGSGECLEHGYVLNSRYQVVYPFPTFQPAFQLKKDQVILLNTSYSLVACGISLCPGKEGQSSQILYTKRAALSSQASAAFSSTTLASSPSLPQGSPESRLPPSRPAPVPSSPSQSQAAVRAREFAADLFRRAQGGAGGGGAGAAGAGGGRGKENEGQTEKRTADGSEKESAQIPGDKGINVEKRRDEEEFRERREEERRTSLPQPSTSGGSHSLPQSSEQVMSPASSSSSPSSPLTPSSSSSQEAGPSEPGYVNYSRLHYRLQQPGAAEQNTEGYEDDKVQLPFTVTDLKGRNLQQVTGQHNRQSVCVEQLTLDFEYLINEVIRSDAAWAPQFCSFSDYDVVILEVCPETNTVLINIGLLLLAFSNSDEEHCRPNTYHSNLQVSWDLNTGVCCTVGVGDLTEVKGQTSGSVWSSYRKSCVNTVMKWLVPESSSRYINRMTNEALHKGSSLQVLADSDRCTWIVL